A single Glycine soja cultivar W05 chromosome 14, ASM419377v2, whole genome shotgun sequence DNA region contains:
- the LOC114383739 gene encoding cytokinin riboside 5'-monophosphate phosphoribohydrolase LOG1-like isoform X2 codes for MEIEQQAMKMMKSSRFRRICVFCDTSHGKNPSYQHAAIQLAKQLVERNIDLVYGGGSIGLMGLISQVVFDGGRHVLGVIPTTLMPIEITGESVGEVRAVSGMHQRKAEMAREADAFIALPGGYGTLEELLEVITWAQLGIHDKPVGLLNVDGYYNSLLSFMDNAVDQGFITPAARHIIVSAQTAQDLISKLEEYVPKHCGVAPKQSWEMNQQL; via the exons atggaaATTGAACAGCAAgccatgaaaatgatgaagtcGTCTAGGTTCAGACGAATCTGTGTGTTCTGTGACACCAGCCATGGCAAGAACCCCAGCTACCAACACGCTGCAATCCAACTCGCCAAACAACTT GTGGAGAGGAACATCGACTTGGTTTATGGAGGAGGGAGTATTGGGTTGATGGGTTTAATCTCACAAGTTGTGTTTGATGGTGGACGCCACGTGTTAGG GGTCATTCCAACTACTCTTATGCCAATAgag ataacggGGGAGAGTGTAGGAGAAGTGAGGGCAGTGTCGGGTATGCACCAACGCAAGGCAGAAATGGCGAGAGAAGCCGATGCATTTATTGCACTGCCAG GTGGATATGGCACCCTGGAAGAACTACTTGAAGTGATCACCTGGGCTCAACTAGGAATCCACGATAAACCC GTGGGGTTGTTGAACGTTGATGGCTACTACAACTCGTTGCTGTCATTCATGGACAATGCTGTAGACCAAGGTTTCATTACACCCGCTGCCCGTCACATTATTGTCTCTGCCCAAACTGCCCAAGACCTCATTTCCAAGCTTGAG GAATATGTCCCGAAGCACTGTGGCGTGGCACCAAAGCAAAGTTGGGAGATGAACCAACAGTTATAA
- the LOC114383739 gene encoding cytokinin riboside 5'-monophosphate phosphoribohydrolase LOG1-like isoform X1 has product MEIEQQAMKMMKSSRFRRICVFCDTSHGKNPSYQHAAIQLAKQLVERNIDLVYGGGSIGLMGLISQVVFDGGRHVLGVIPTTLMPIEITGESVGEVRAVSGMHQRKAEMAREADAFIALPGGYGTLEELLEVITWAQLGIHDKPQVGLLNVDGYYNSLLSFMDNAVDQGFITPAARHIIVSAQTAQDLISKLEEYVPKHCGVAPKQSWEMNQQL; this is encoded by the exons atggaaATTGAACAGCAAgccatgaaaatgatgaagtcGTCTAGGTTCAGACGAATCTGTGTGTTCTGTGACACCAGCCATGGCAAGAACCCCAGCTACCAACACGCTGCAATCCAACTCGCCAAACAACTT GTGGAGAGGAACATCGACTTGGTTTATGGAGGAGGGAGTATTGGGTTGATGGGTTTAATCTCACAAGTTGTGTTTGATGGTGGACGCCACGTGTTAGG GGTCATTCCAACTACTCTTATGCCAATAgag ataacggGGGAGAGTGTAGGAGAAGTGAGGGCAGTGTCGGGTATGCACCAACGCAAGGCAGAAATGGCGAGAGAAGCCGATGCATTTATTGCACTGCCAG GTGGATATGGCACCCTGGAAGAACTACTTGAAGTGATCACCTGGGCTCAACTAGGAATCCACGATAAACCC CAGGTGGGGTTGTTGAACGTTGATGGCTACTACAACTCGTTGCTGTCATTCATGGACAATGCTGTAGACCAAGGTTTCATTACACCCGCTGCCCGTCACATTATTGTCTCTGCCCAAACTGCCCAAGACCTCATTTCCAAGCTTGAG GAATATGTCCCGAAGCACTGTGGCGTGGCACCAAAGCAAAGTTGGGAGATGAACCAACAGTTATAA
- the LOC114383739 gene encoding cytokinin riboside 5'-monophosphate phosphoribohydrolase LOG3-like isoform X3 yields the protein MEIEQQAMKMMKSSRFRRICVFCDTSHGKNPSYQHAAIQLAKQLVERNIDLVYGGGSIGLMGLISQVVFDGGRHVLGVIPTTLMPIEITGESVGEVRAVSGMHQRKAEMAREADAFIALPGGYGTLEELLEVITWAQLGIHDKPKRQNSGHNHWK from the exons atggaaATTGAACAGCAAgccatgaaaatgatgaagtcGTCTAGGTTCAGACGAATCTGTGTGTTCTGTGACACCAGCCATGGCAAGAACCCCAGCTACCAACACGCTGCAATCCAACTCGCCAAACAACTT GTGGAGAGGAACATCGACTTGGTTTATGGAGGAGGGAGTATTGGGTTGATGGGTTTAATCTCACAAGTTGTGTTTGATGGTGGACGCCACGTGTTAGG GGTCATTCCAACTACTCTTATGCCAATAgag ataacggGGGAGAGTGTAGGAGAAGTGAGGGCAGTGTCGGGTATGCACCAACGCAAGGCAGAAATGGCGAGAGAAGCCGATGCATTTATTGCACTGCCAG GTGGATATGGCACCCTGGAAGAACTACTTGAAGTGATCACCTGGGCTCAACTAGGAATCCACGATAAACCC AAAAGACAGAACTCAGGTCATAATCATTGGAAATGA
- the LOC114383327 gene encoding protein disulfide-isomerase LQY1, chloroplastic-like: MTVLSPSLSLPKLHSSFLCCPLKSKLSSSATNRIQQKPTSYPRIRALDLDQNTVVAISVGLVSVAVGIGIPVFYETQIDNAAKRDNTQPCFPCNGSGSQKCRFCLGSGNVTVELGGGEKEVSRCINCDAVGSLTCTTCQGSGIQPRYLDRREFKDDD; encoded by the exons ATGACAGTACTGTCtccttctctttctctgccAAAGTtgcattcttcttttctttgttgcCCTCTAAAATCCAAGCTATCATCATCAGCTACAAATAGAATTCAACAAAAACCCACTTCTTATCCACGCATTAGAGCTTTGGACCTTGATCAAAACACG GTTGTGGCTATAAGTGTAGGCCTTGTTAGTGTGGCTGTTGGGATTGGCATTCCAGTGTTCTATGAAACCCAAATCGATAATGCT GCTAAGCGAGACAACACGCAGCCCTGTTTCCCATGCAATGGATCTGGCTCTC AAAAATGCAGATTTTGCTTGGGAAGTGGCAATGTGACAGTTGAACTCGGTGGGGGTGAGAAGGAGGTGTCTCGATGCATAAATTGTGATGCTGTTGGTTCATTGACTTGCACAACTTGTCAGGGATCAGGAATTCAACCTCGTTACCTTGACCGCAG AGAGTTCAAAGATGATGACTGA